TGACATTGACGCGGGGTTTACCCACCTGATCGATCGATAATAACCTCTTCCGAGATCGAGCTCCTCGTGGTCGTTAACTAAACACAACACACATGATGTGGCTTTTTAGAACCCATCCATCACTTCAGCGGCGGCAGCaaataaacaagataaatcCCTGCGgatccccggccgccggcgccgagagGGGATCCTACTACGGAATTGTTaaagccgccgtcgccgtcgccggcgatctCTCGGGACGCGAGAACAAAGAGCCACACATTCGTCGTCCGGGCGTTGGCTGACTCGCCAACGCCCGAATCATCCATCGATGCTAGAAGGCGCCTATGCCTACGCCCTACGCCCTACGCCCCTAGGCCTGTGCGCGCGCAGCTGGGggttcggccgccgccgagctagctagctgtgcggctgacaggtgggcacACATACCTTCCACATGGGGTCGCATGGTGCCACTGCCacctggccggcggcggtcaAGATCAACAGGGTGTCGCCTCTCCCTGCCGAGTTGGACACGCACGCACACGCACGGCATGGATGCGCCGAGCATTCgatcgagctgctgctgctgctgctgctctgatCCGTTTGGTGTTGCGCGATCAGGCCACAAAATCTTACGACGACGAGCGCGCTCGCGACACGTGTGTATCCGCCGAAAAGGATTTTGCTCCTGCGGAGATTAAACTTGGGCTCTAGAGTTGGGATCGTATCCTTGCGTTGCGTGTCGCGTGCAATGCGATCGCCGCCGGATCGGATTAGGTGGCGCGAGGGGCGGACGTGCTCGATCGGATTGGTCGCCGACGTGATGACGTGACCCGGCCGGATCTCCATCTCCTTCCCCCGTCTAGAAACTCTCCCGTCTCTTACCAGCACGATCGCCACGTACAGATACAGCCGCGTGTCGTGATCTCCCTCGCCTTTTCTGATGAATCTCGCCTCCTGATTCGATCTTGCGCTCCGTCGTCCTCGGCAACTTTTCGCCATTACTGCAGCTCAATTCTTTAATCCACATCCGGCTCGTAGTTAAGCCACATCATATCCCGCGCCACTACTCATCCACATCCTCCTGCTCATCTTCGATCGATCGAGTTCATGAATCATGAAGTGTACTATATGCGCCATATGGGATAACAAAAAACTCATTTTAAATTCAGATCGAAAGCCAGCAAAAAGGCAACGCGGATTCATCTGGACGAAAAttaaaagcagcagcagcaggtgaaGTGGACCTCTCACTGGAAGTCCATACATGCCGATTGCAATTGGCCATCCCAACGGCCTCATCGGTTCAATAATCAGCTGCAAAGAGTACACTACACTATAATATAGTTTTCATAACAACCATACAATATACACCATATGCTACTGCGCGTACAACAATACTCGATCATTACAGAATAAAGTAGGCGAACGGGGAGATTCTCCGAGAGGGATTTTTCAACTGTATTCCCACTGACAGACAGTTCATCTTCATACTCATGTACTGCAGCTACCACTAGCCATATCCGTTCCTTCCCTAGAGCTATATATACCCACGGATTGTAGCGAGCCTTCACTCCAAATCCAGAGGCACCAAAGAAGAACAGCAGAGAAGAAAAATTTGCTGCTTCTGCTCCTTCTCTTCTTCTGCTACTTCGTTCATAAAGGCACTGATCGCAATGGAGAACAAACCGCCCTCCTCATGCGTCAGCCCAGCACCCACATCCACCATGTCCGCCGGCGAGAGCAGCTGGGCGATGCACATCGCAAACTTCCTGGCAACACCACAGGACAGGGAGATGGATCAACAAGCAGCAGTCTCTGGCGGTAGCTTCTCCTCcggcttctcttcttccttcgattCCTTCGACGATGATGTCTCCTTCATCACGTCCGAGCTGATGTGCGATGACGACGAAGAGGAAGATGAGTCTCTACAGGACACTGCCTGTTCCTCTGCAGCTGGCCAAAAGGTTAGCAAAAGATTCGCTAGTTTATAGCTCGTCAAATAACAGCATTGCATAGCTTGTCTTCTGACGTAATTGTGCGGTTTGTTGTTGCGCAGGTAGCTACCATGGTAAATTTTGATATCAAGGCAATGTCAACCATGGATGCAAAAGAGTTCAGCATGCCCCACCTGGTATGCTTCTGAAACAGTCTATTCTCTTCCTTTTTGCTGTTGATGGTTGCTTACCCCTTGTTTTACTTACACCTGTGTGCTCTTGGAATATTGCAGGCCAAGTACTTGGAAGCAGTGGGTTCGCAACAGCAGGTGATGAAAGTAGATCAACAACTGATCAATAGTTATAGTAACAATGAGAAGGCACTGTATGAGAGCAATGAGCTAAGGAAGAGAGGGCTTTGCTTGGCCCCTATCTCCATGTTGATAAACTATCTCGGATGATTACAGTTCATGTACTACCAGTATTCAATGTAATTGTATACTCCAATTATATTATAGTTCATACATCGCGCTCTTCTGTCAGCTAAGAGAACCTACTCCCATCCAGCTGTTGAGCTCTACTGATCATACCATTCAAAAACAGAGAAAAGCTCAACTATTgggaaaaaaacaaacaagCAACACAAGAAATCGAGTTCATGGCAGTGAGAAAAACTTTGAATATAGTTTCAATGAGCAGTAACGTATTAAATTACAGAATTCAGGGAAACCCTGCAGTGTAACTCCTTGATAGCTTGCAAGTTCGAAACATGTATGCATATACCTCATTTCAGCAGACAGAATTCTCAAACTTCTATGGTATATATGCCCATCAAACTGAAATGCAGGTGATTAACTCAGCAGTTAGTAGTATGTAACAGCGTAGTTTGGGTGGGAATCACACAATTAATAATTTAATGATATGATTGGCTGCTTGACTCAGTTTACAGACCACATGTTTAGGGAATCCCTTTATGTTTGTGCACACGTCAGTAATATGATGACCACCTAGAAGCAAGCTGTAATAGTGACCTTAGGACACTGGAAGCTAACATTTCTTTAATGAGTGGCTAGTACCAAAAACCTGCTTAATCAGTCAGAATAAGCAGTAACGGCGTCTCTGACCTTCCACAAATACGAAGTCCTGACTAAACAAAAATAAGTAATTTAGTGTTCATGGAATAAGTTGAGTTCAATGATTTATATACCCTTTGCAGAGGTTGCAACTAGCAACACATTTCTCTATCAAAATAAGATATTTGCATGTGCTATCACAAGGAGACGGTTAGCATCAAGTGGACCCTGAATTCTGGACAATGTAAGATTATTCTAAGGAATTTCTCCTAAATAGTACCAAGCTTTGGCATTTTGAAGGACACGAGTGTCCCAGAGATATGCTTCACATTAATCTTACTGGAATTTACATAAGCCCTTCAAGTCTTCGAAAGAACATGAACCTTTCTGATTGTAATGCCTGCATACTAAGTTCTGAAAGCTTGACAACCAACTTCACCCCTTTAACATTTAGACGCAGAACAGAACAAAAGATGGACTCAAGTACTAGTTTACTATATTGTCCAGATAAAATATGCACACTGCATGGCACATTTCTGTGCAGTCGTTACCCAAGACGACTATACTGAGTAGCTAGCTGGAAAAGGCAGCGTTACTTTTTTTCACAAGTGGTGACTATTTTTTTTGGTTCCATTATACATCCCTAGTGCTTCCAAATGGTCCTTTCTGTAGAAGAGCTCATTGGATAAGTATTTAATTAAAAAAACCCACTTGCCATGTCTGACTGGCATCCTCAGTATTCATATATTTGATGGACTTTTCAGTGACAACCTTGCATTTGTAGATTTAAGCATTACAGCTGTTGGGAACTTCCTTAGAATACAGTCACTTTCAGGAGTCTGGTTGACAACTGAACTAAAAGTGCGAAAAATAGGAATAGGGCCGGCATTTCAATGATATTTAAGGTGAAAATGTATCATttgaaaaaaaggaagaaggaaAAAATGACAAAAGGCAGAAACAGATAAGGGTATCTTTATTTTAACTGAAAATACTGATGCATATGCCAAGATAGAATTTGGAATATTGGCTACTACCAAGCTGAAGGACATCAAGCATACGATTCTTCTCTATCTAAAAGGGATTCATGGTTGAGTCTCACATTGCTACCTGTAATTACTAATTAGTAGGTGACCTTGGGACATACTGAAGTGAGAATCTAATCGCAGGCCACTGAGAACTGCCGATGCCGAACTGAAAGGCCACTGTCAATTTCTTACTCATCGTTGACCCAAGAAGAAAGTTTTAGATAGACCCTTCTCCTAGTTAAGGTGGCAAGAGACTAAACATAACATAATActcctgtcggtaccctgtagcagggatccCCACTCTTACAGCGGCAAGgaaggacccgcgtagttatccgtaactgcgtggaaaggacggagtagccaggccccacaggccaggctcttccctcaccaggccaacggccccggacccgttccccgcctggggatgggtccggagacgccacgtgcctcTAAACAAGGGAAgatccgagctgacagccgagacCTCGgaccccataggggtccgggacctcctacgcCCGCCGGACCCCCCATTTACCgcgtaggggtccggagccgccacgtggccCGGAGGCGCCGGCTCGagcgcgagccttccgctggaagactcgctcgcccactgcatttaatgctgatggacaaggcgtgctctgccgccgcggaaCACGAGACAGCTTTTGCCAGGCCCCGCTGtccgccgcgtattaccaaggtgcacagtacagccgcctgcgccgcacccgcgcagagccatCTGCCGCactaaatggatacgacggcacggcactttttcatcatgccgcctacgccgcaagctacaccgcccgcCTAAGCAACGTGGCGGGCGGCGCCACTAGCTGCATCTGGCGCCgacccgacaagacagcgctaGGACATGGTGGATGAGgaactccaggagcaggcaaaggAATCCAGaggagagatctcctttgcctgtgaCGCTATAatatatgaacagtacgttattttatactatgacgttggacccacctgtcggggacccaacagctgtgtacgcgcccccttgagatataaaagggagacgctcgcTGTGCACAAGATCATCTccagacagactcaagctctcccaaccttctcactctcgtgggaaggcaatacaacacacagtggacgtagggtattacgctccggcggcccgaaccactctaaatcctgctgtgttcatcgtgttcttgagtgagatcaatctagactagctaacccccgagtacacaccctctgggcttaggcgggtgccttccgccacccggctgtggtttgcagcaccacgacatttggcgcgccaggtaggggccatttagctggtcgcagttcatctcttcttcgtccccatggttcgcgtggacgacgtggagatgacggagggtgtggcgtcctccacgccacatgcctctcgcgttcctgctccaggggcaactgtgcctgtggagcagccaccgttggcggcggcgcgcgccgctcgccggcaagagtcagggcgcccatcaaggaccccctcacaggctgcgagcggcgaagcgctggcagcggctagggagttgcttcgcaaccccccggctgaggcagcctcgccagacgccctgaagcagtggcgggacgacgttgaccgtctcctccacctggctcaggcctcccccagttctgtaaggactgggcaacgacctccgcccggcaacgcggtggtaccttaccaccagcgtcagggcggtgcgtcggcgtctgtgcgctcccctaccgtgagggggGCACGAACAaaagacttgcgggcggagctcaaccgccggcgcgcgggagaggatgcccgcatctccgtcgagagggcgcgagagcgccgtctcaacattgagggtcgCAACCTCAATGCTGATCTGGACGCGGTGGtacccaggcctccggtgaacgcccggatacagtcaGGCGCAccagtggctggggtgggctatGCTGCacttgcggagcacctccgcgccgtggcgtgaccacccaagttccgcccccacctgccggaaaagtacgacggtactactaacccgtcggaattcctgcaggtgtacgttaccgccatcacagcggctggtggtaacggcgccgtcatggcaagctattttcatgtagccttgtctgggccagcccggacctggctcatgaacctcacacctgggacgatccagtcctgggaagagttctgtgcgaggttcacagcgaacttcgccagtgcataccagcagcatggtgtggaggcacaccttcccgccgtgaggcaaaaacccggggaaacgctccgggccttcatctcgcgcttcaccaaggtacggggtaccattcctcgtatctcagatgcatctattatcactgctttccgccagggggtacgtgatgagaagatgctcgagaagctggcgacgcacgaggtggaaagcgtaactacgcttttctccctggcagacaagtgtgccagggccgccgagggccgtgcatggcactcagccccccaagacggagacaccaaggctggtggctccagtgctaccgctcagggcggtggcaagaagaagaacaataagaaccggggtcgcggggagccgcattctggcggaccagtcgttgcagcagcagcgccagcggcggcgccggctgcgacggcagcggctgggggccagaatgcacatggcaaacgccctcatccgcaaggtggaagcggaggtccatgcccagtgcatcccaccgctcgccacagcgccgctgactgccgcgagatccagaagctcgcgaagcgggtcagtgggtggcatgagcagtcctccaaggacggttcaccccctcctcgccagcgggccggcaaggagaaggcctctgacagcggggccgcggccggggagaaggagctggggtaccaatcccccgctcgagagctgaagggcgtctatcacGACGACggctccgattccgacaacggcgatcaccgcaagaagctgtacgtaatgtatggcggaagctgggagcttgtctcccggtgggacgtgaagacccttcgccgggaggtcctttcagtgaagccgggggtcccgaaggcggcgccgcaccagaggtggatgaacaccaccatctctttcgggccatccgactgcccgaagaatatggccggagctggtgtactacctctagtcaccgctcctgtcatatccaacgtgaggctctatcacgtgctgattgacggtggggctggcctcaacgtcatcagctatgcagcgttcaagcagctgctgatcccggagtccaagctgactccctctcgcccattctccggagtgggcccacacccggtgttccctctggggagcatcacattgccggtcacgttcgggaccgaggagaacttccgcacagagagcgttctgttcgatgttgcggaggtgaaccttccgttcaacgccatcattggccgaccggcactctaccacttcatggccattgctcattacgggtatttggtcttgaagatgccttcccctgccggagtcctcaccgtgcagggcgaccgcaccgctgccgttgctgcagttgagagactgcatgcgcTGGCGGCAGAGGCCGCACGTTCCaaggaggatccgtccacctcgcaacccaaggcgcctgcaaaggctcccaaggtccaaccgtccgatccggaccatgttcccgtgaagacggtacagattggagcggactccaccaggaccacccgcatcgcggggaacctggaggagaaataggaagacgcgctcatcgctttcctccgggcaaatgtcgacgtgttcgtctgggaaccgtcacagatgcccgggatccccagggaagtgatcgagcacaatctgaggatctaccccgacgccacgccggtgcgccaaaagcctcggaagcagtctgtggagcggcagaacttcatccgcgaagaagtccacaagctcctacacgccggcttcatcgaggaggtccaccaccccgagtggttggccaatccggtcgtcgtcccaaaggccaacgggaagcttcgaatgtgcatcgactacaccagcctcaacaaggcatgtccaagagacccctatcctcttccgcgtatcgatcagatcgtggactctacctccgggtgtgaccttttgtctttcctagatgcatactctggtttccaccagattcagatgtctagagaggataggaagcatactgcctttgtaacggtagatggactttattgctacattgtcatgccatatggtctaaggaatgccttacccacgtttgtacgagctatgaacaaaaccttctgtaatctaattagagatattgttgaggtttatgtcgatgacattgtggtcaagactaaggtagggtcaacactagtggaggacctgtccctcgtcttcgaccggctccgcACCACGCGCAcaaagctgaacccagagaagtgcatcttcggcgtctcagcaggaaagctgctgggtttcctggtctcacatcgaggcatcgaggcaaacccagccaagatcaaggcgatcaaagcaatgaggcctcctggccgcatcaaggacgtccagaagcttactgggtctctcgctgctcttagccgcttcatatcgaggctggccgagagggcccttcccttcttcaagctattgaggaggtccggtccattttcttggaccgaagaggctgaacaggccttccaggagctgaagcagcacctcacctcgctgccaatattggtggctccagaacccggtgagccgttgtttctgtatcttgctgcgtctgcggaggcagtcagcatggtgctggtcgccgaaaggacggagcaagcccGCCAGGGGAACCCCAGGGTCctcccggccaaggatggtgagccggaccctggacacgggggcccgtcagcctcgccccagcttgaaggtccggatCCCGCACAagcgggtccggaggagcctgtcccagtgggaacccagaaccgctggggggccagggacctgatgtggtggacaagggcgagccggacccggtaactagggtccggaccgtccaaaaaccagtctactatgtcagcgaagtcctccacgaggcaaaggatAGGTAttttgagacgcataagcttatctatgcaatacttattgcgtcctggaaactgcgccactactttcaagcacaccgagttgttgtagtgacctcttacccgttaagagcgatcctgcacaactccaacgccataggcaatatcgccaagtgggcagcagagctggcagagttccaactggacttccagccacgccatgcggtcaagagccagatcctggctgatttcatagcagagtggactccttccccaagcaactctgggggtccggtcgtcaacgctggacccccggagccggaaatcaggacaccagttttcaccgagcctcactggacactcttctttgacgGGTCCGCCTGCGATAAGTGGGCcagagctggtgtggtcctcatcgaccaaAACGgggatcagctgaagtacatggtgcaccttgagtttaaggccaccaacaacatggcggagtacgaagctctgatctttggcctgacgcaagccctctcattgggggtccggcaacttctggtgaagggggactcccagctaatcatcaagcaggtccgaggggattgcaactgcaacaatccccagctcgcggaaTACCTCATAcatgtgaggaagctcgagaaggacttcgacgccttggaactgcaacacgttccccgcgagcacaactcagcagcagaagatctctctgcgagagcatctacctgggcatccgtgcccgagggtgtctttgaaagacggctgctgagacctaccgcccagcttGCCGAGCTGGgcgaaggggatcaagctagcatcTCGAAGccagcggtcccggcagcattCCACCTATGGCGCTCGGCCTGGGctgtgtgctctgttgaggatcctggtgacctcacagagccacccccacctactctgggagctcccgatgcatggatctccgagatccgggactacctgaaagataacatcctccctgatgacgatatgtctgctgagcgcatagtccgattggcaaaacgctacgcggtggtagaaggggatctctaccgccgcggcgccaacggtgtcctcatgcggtgcatttcccagggagagggccgcgagttgctcgcggagatccatggaggcgagtgcggaagtcattcctcctctcgcacgcttgttggcaaggcttttcggcatggcttctattggccaacagcactccaggatgcggctgagctggtaaggtcctgcaaagcattccaattccatgcaaagcaaatacacaccccggctcaagctctgcagatgattccgccctcatggccattcgctgtgtggggtgtggatatcatGGGGCCGTttccccgggctgtcggcgggtaacggttcctctatgtcgccatcgacaagttcaccaagtggccggaggttacccctgtggtgaatatcactaagaaatcagcagtcgcattcctcaggtccattgtgtgcagatttggcgtcccaaaccgcatcatcgcggacaacgtgacccaattcaaaagcagactcttccaagagtactgtgaggacatcggcatccagctatgctttgcgtccgtagcacatccccgcagcaatggacaggttgagagagcgaatgcagaaaTCCTCAGGGGattcaagacccgcacctacaactgcttgaagaaacatggtgccaaatgggttgacgagcttccgtgcgtactatggggcaaccggaccacacccagccgagccaccggggagactccgttcttcctggtctacggggctgaagcatgccttcccccagaaattcacctgggctcaccacgggtccaggcctttgacgaatccatgcaggagcagctgcggtgcgacgacgtggacttcgttgacgagcgaaggtggcgagcagcaatccgaaatgcacgctacaaccaggcgctccggtgctatcatcaacggttcgtgcacagcagggagctccgggctggcgacctcgtcctcagacggatcctgagccgagcagggctccacaaactttcccccagctgggaggggcccttcagggttacagaggtatgccggcccggatgcgttctcctcgccacagaagatggagtgccgctgcccaacccatggaatatagagcatctgcgtaagttttacacctaggcagaacagggaaataaacttttcctttgtaattaagatagagttagcgtgcggcccagagcggttgggggccaccctcgtaaacccgacctctggcatccatcgcaccgtcggctaacgcgcggctcagaacggtagaggtccgacctcgtaaacccggcctctggcatccatcgcgcaagccatgtacatcgagattgcaaaggaaaaatctttctcctagttctgtctttgtgtcaagttAATCTTAGCGTTTCGTTTCTCCAagtttctaacccccgcggggacctcaactcttgttgctacaactaagatctgcattgagctgctggactgccgtacagatccggaccctcttgctgctggagaaggATTCGGGCCCCTAGGGACTTACTCTGGAGAGCGGGTGCTTGTTTcttggggtggtccggagtcctgtgtagccgcttagctggttccgtacccaaaagcctacacactccaccaccctgtaacgagtactctagtacctggagccgggtaattagaggcccggacctcgttccagTTCAAGAGTTGgtttcctaagtccaacacgaCATGTCCAGtcttatatctcaaaggatcgagtacaacaaagtgaCCTTGCCCACTGATGCGAAAGGCCTGGGgcgatgaagccaggtccggaaagatcgtgatGTTTCCTgtagtggtccggagccctgtgtagcgccttagcctggtcctgtaccctaagcctacgcactccaccactctgtaacaagcacagagctacctggacctgcgcatctagagccccggacctGGTACCAACCTGGGACTGGTCAGGgatgagtcccgcgggcctgctactaagctgtaaattTGAAATGGTGCACATGTTAAGccctgactggtggtagccagcctcaaaccattgagcctacctaccagggggtcctagcATCCGCTTCAAAGCCTCCATGCAGATCAAGATCCAGTCtcgatggtagacagactcaaaacaactgagtctatctcccagggggccggggcatccgctttgtcccagacatcatgaatggattctgcatgcgtcaaacagctaagttgcagtatcattgctatGGTATAAGCGAATctgattcttctctctgtagtcctgtatactacacagggaataaggcgcttgctcgtcttgcaagctatgcagccctatgcccaaggaggtccatagtatcttctacggctcacgTGCCAGACAGGTCCaatcaactgaacctatctgccagggggccagggcgccggggtgctgtataccgcaaatcaacaacagacaaacagctaagttgaagtttcttctattccaaaaaatttcaactagtacaatgtttgttgcatagtgcaaaaaatacaaagatacaatgcccagctcaagggtctgcaggttcccgtttgaagtaggcggcaacgaagttgacgacctcccgcacgctgtcccgagcggcggcctccgtctttgctacagggccatcgaccacgggcgccagcgagatggtcgggtcgtggctccggaggcaggtcaggatgtgctccgccaccatccggatcagctcgcggcccttggtttcgagctgtccagcaaggaccggccccaggcgctggagcctgtCCGCAGCAGAATTCaccactgggagggcgtcagctactGAGGCTGGcagctccgccacttggatcgGGCTCagtccaagtg
This sequence is a window from Panicum virgatum strain AP13 chromosome 7K, P.virgatum_v5, whole genome shotgun sequence. Protein-coding genes within it:
- the LOC120641859 gene encoding uncharacterized protein LOC120641859; translation: MENKPPSSCVSPAPTSTMSAGESSWAMHIANFLATPQDREMDQQAAVSGGSFSSGFSSSFDSFDDDVSFITSELMCDDDEEEDESLQDTACSSAAGQKVATMVNFDIKAMSTMDAKEFSMPHLAKYLEAVGSQQQVMKVDQQLINSYSNNEKALYESNELRKRGLCLAPISMLINYLG